From Sphingobacterium bambusae:
ATGGAAAAACTTGGGCGGTGCAACTTGATAATAAGCAAAAGTACAATGTCCGCTGTATTATCGATGCGTCGGCTGGTCAAAGGCTAGGTGCAATCGCTGGAATAGGGGGGAAGGATATAAGCGACGTCCCTGCATTAACCTCATTGCATGAAGCTTCCTTGGAGACGCTACGCACCTTGGTTGCCGCAGGGTCGGTTGATCAGGAGACCTATGGTATTAGTTTGGCGCAGCTGCTGCAAGGAGAGCAAAACGGCTTCTTTTCGTTGGCTGAAGTAAAGGCGTTCTTGGATTCCACACCGGCAGATGCCGCTCGACGGTCGGCCCTGGGGCAAGCGCTCGGGGCAACAGCGGCATACTTGGCCTTTTTTAAAACGGATGCGGCAAAGATCGATGTGCGAAAACTGCAGAGCGAGCTGATGACGTATGGTATGCGTATTATGCCCTATGCCGATGTGAAAATCGATGATCCACATTATTACGCATTGCAGCGTTTTGGGTTATCGGCTATCTTTCCACTGCAGGGGCATGATGGTCAATTTTTGCTGGAGCGAGAGGAGACGATTTCTTTGCAAAGTATTCAGCCGGTATTTCAACGTTTATATTCCCGCAGTCAGCTCTGGTTTGCCGATAATAAGGGCGATTTGTTAAAATGGGATGATTTTTTGTCGTTGCTGCGCTTTGTTGGACTAAGGGG
This genomic window contains:
- a CDS encoding FAD-dependent oxidoreductase gives rise to the protein MKYIYALLYLFVLAATQEAAAQKNKKPQVLVYGSDILAYTAALQSVQSGVPTLWVADVDTLVPEFSTRAVRIDEPRDLDGGLWLHLLMDMALSKKRDDSLASVVKLDMNPRLFLNAMERSLTKYPDLQIIRKQKLHALKYDGKTWAVQLDNKQKYNVRCIIDASAGQRLGAIAGIGGKDISDVPALTSLHEASLETLRTLVAAGSVDQETYGISLAQLLQGEQNGFFSLAEVKAFLDSTPADAARRSALGQALGATAAYLAFFKTDAAKIDVRKLQSELMTYGMRIMPYADVKIDDPHYYALQRFGLSAIFPLQGHDGQFLLEREETISLQSIQPVFQRLYSRSQLWFADNKGDLLKWDDFLSLLRFVGLRGEEVDRQVEKDWTTKLKFAGHFDRAAYVSRYQFAVVLDLYASPYVKAVSQEGMFIN